Genomic segment of Arachis hypogaea cultivar Tifrunner chromosome 11, arahy.Tifrunner.gnm2.J5K5, whole genome shotgun sequence:
acacaatggagattgacatttcctgccatacagagcctcatatggagccattccgatgctcgcatgatagctattattataagcaaactctactaatggcatataccggtcccagctcgccggttggtccaaaacacaagctcttagcatatcttccaaggtctgaatagttctttctgactgaccatctgtctgagggtgatacgcagtactcaagcttaactgagtcccaaatgcacgctgaaaagctccccagaaccttgatgtgaaacgaggatctctgtcAGATATGATAGTAGAAGGCACACCATgcaacctgacaatctctttgatatacattcgagccaattcctccattgtgcaacttattcggataggaagaaagtgagctgattttgttaatcgatccacaaccacccaaatagcgtcacaaccagatcgggttctaggcaaacctatcacaaaatccattgcgatactctcccatttccattgtggaatctccaaaggctgaagggtccctgatggtctttgatgctcaatcttaaccttctgacacgttaaacatttagatacatgcaatgccacatcattcttcatacctggccaccagaacatcgctttcagatcctgatacattttagtgctccctgggtgaattgaaaacccgctcttgtgagcttccttcaagatacttTGTCGTAGGTCTCCAACATCAGgcacaataatccggttcttgaacctccataaaccaTCCTGACCTTTTGACATTCTCCACTGTTTTCCCTGttcaactgctggtaataccttacgtaacgcttcactatcttgatgagccttcagaagttctgatttaaaatcacttgaaatctgtaactgactcaaacacaaaattccaaattcttttctaactcccaaattcaaaccttgaaatgcctttagtaactcttcctcccgtagcatcatccaagctgcatataaagacttccgactcaaagcgtccgccacaacgttcgcttttcctggatgataattcaattcaaaatcataatctttcagaagctccatccacctcctctaatgcatattcaactctttctgctcaaaaagatacttcaaactcttatggtctgagaaaacatgaaacttaacgccatagaggtagtgcctccaaatctttaaagcaaacacaacagcagcaagttctaaatcatgtgtcgggtagttcatctcatgcggccttaactgccgtgaggcgtatgctacaacattctggtgctgcatcaaAACACACCCCaaccctttcagagatgcatcacaatacacttcaaacgattcacttggttcaggtaataccaatacaggtgcagtagtcaacctgtgcttcaatgcctggaaactctcttcacattccggagtccagataaaaggtgtatccttcctagtcaacttagttaaaggtaaggcgagctgtgaaaatcccttaatgaatctgcgataataccttgccaaacctaagaaactcctgatctctgtcactgaagttggtcgctcccaattcatcactgcttccaccttagcaggatccacagctaccccctgcttactcaccacgtggccaagaaacttcacttcactcttccagaactcacatttagatagcttagcatataacttcctgtctctcagaatttgcagcacagttcgcaaatgatcagcatgttcctcttcagtcttagaataaacaagaatgtcatcaatgaagacaataacaaacttgtccagatacggtcgaaaaatcctgttcatataatccataaatactgccggggcattagttaacccgaaagacatcactgtatactcataatgaccataacgggttctgaaagcagttttcggaatatcctcgtctctaacccttatctgatgatatccggatcgcaggtcaatcttagaaaacacactgGCACCCTGTAgctgatccattagatcatcgattctaggcaacggatatttattcttcacagtgatcttattcaattgccgataatcgacacacagccgcatactcccatccttcttctttaccagtaacactggcgctccccacggagaaacacttggtcggataaaatgcttacccaacagatcttccagctgagctttcagttcagccatttctaaaggcgacatcctataaggagtaattgaAATTGGACCGGATCCAGGTACCAACTCAATTGTAAATTCAACCTCTCGATTAGGTgggaattcattaatatcatccggaaacacatttggaaattcacatacaaccggaatttgctctaaactctgatcatcacctgatactcccgcagttaataacataataccctgacattcggttccagaacagtttactatcatagagttcaaatagtaactattcaccacaaccgatgcttctgacccttctggcataaactgtactgacttctcagaacaatcaagcaaaacatgattcttggataaccaatccaatcccaaaatgagatcaagaccagtcataggcaaacaaatcaaatcatgcacaaattcacgctgttgtactcgaaagggaacttgtggacattctatcctagtcaccatagcttcatgagtagcattatatactttcaaatcataacctaagaccaccattctcaatcttaattcatgggccttttcaaatgcaataaatgaatgacttgctcctgaatcaaataaagcatttaagattttaccagccatttcacaattacctctaataagtgtctcagatccctcagcaccaaTGGTAGAAGTAGTGTGTACTCTCCCCGGCTGTTGCaccctaccagtctcatacttcttcttctcaggGCAATTACTGGCTATATGCCCGGGATGTCCACAGGAATAGCACACTCCAAGTCCTAATCTACACGGAACTCCAGGATGATATTTTCCACACTTCTGACAATTCAAATCCTgctgtggctgcttcccaaacctttttccttgattAGCAGTAATATTCGGCCTTCTGTAATTACCTTGACCCTGAGTCTGCTGCGAAACAAAACCTCCACGtttgaaattcctacctctcggagcaaagttcctccctgaaggcctctgaaaaggcatcctcaaactccctttctctgctgccgccttcctcacacaatcctcagccaccctactcttattcaccaattcagaaaataccctgatctccattggggcaacgaagctcagaatatcgctccgaagacctccctcatatttaatacacttccattcagcaaaatcttcaggcgcaccttgacagatacgagaaaagcgacataactcctcaaatttgctggtatactcagcaacagtcatttgtccctgctttaactgcattaattcaagttccttggcatttctagctgaattaggaaagtatttcttatagaactctgtccggaaaacctcccaaggaatcgcagcaccatcaggctgcaggatacgttgtgttccctgccaccaatactgagcttcaccttgcaactgataagtcccaaattcaacccattgctcttcaggaacATGTTGTGCCTGTAACGCcctttccatagcctgaatccaattatctgcatcagttggatttgaggttcccctaaaagtcggagggcgaactttcagaaatgtagcaagtgtcataggaccgtcctcatcattattgttcccatgattaccctgatttatctgattacccagtgcctcagctgttgcctgcatagctgcagccatatttcccaaggcagccataaagtctactggatcagtccctgtgggtacaggagtaacggtgcctgtcctacctctacctcgcccgcgaccgcgtccgcgagtcgacatctggtccctatacacaccaaacaagtgatattaagttgatcagtctcaatatcgcaggtctaatgctttaagttccaaatgcatgctcacaaacgtttatgccatatatatcaatcagatatcctaatagcacataaacacatatacagagaatgcacagaagcacaatcagtccgtctttcaggctctataggaacgaactgctctgataccattaatgtaacaccctaccacacaaagctttacgcttaagtcgtaaaacaaaggtgatgtggtattacgacctctaaaataaaataagtacatataatagcagaagagttataatatgctaggagccttgaaggatagggaaaataaaaatcgcgagataaaagcgcaacgctcaaggaacgagttaacttgcatgctaagaaaactgtaactgtcaaacataagataacagaagtaggaatagagtgccaaagatacaaaatatcaagctcctaactcagcctgcgaagtcaagactggccggagaatatttacacatatatatacatacatatccaaaacccaaaagtacatatacacaatcctgcctctccataaacctctaagaggatcaaaaagaataagtcatgcggagagaaaactaagtacatatatatacatcatagcataacaaaatatcccagtaaccactccgcttcaagagtccagacgcctaacgagatgcctctcgacctgcatctgaaaattaacaacatagtatggaatgagaaccggaggttctcagtatggtaaaggtgccacacacataatatataaggtcctgggaatgccagaggcaatcctagaacgccgacactcagattgtagagcttaaagtattaaacagaagccataaaaggtggtttcctagaaatatttaatcctaacttaacttaaccttaaatctaagtcttatactgccattcctccatacctccaattccatcatgcattttcacagacaaataaacagataaaggcaaacacaagaaagttacaactactgcaggtaacaaatacacatttagcatggcaaatacagataggcacacccaattagagcacaagcaagtaattcaagtaatatgcatatgatgcatgcctgtcctatggctgatgaggctcatctgtcggttatccagccaacccgacaagtctgaattgtccttagactgtcccccgacgtgcatccccaagagtctatgcatagatttttctcaaataatcaatattgctcaatgggggtaacattcccgggaatttatatagtgcccggtcacacttacgtcgtagggtcaacagagtatcgagttttcaacctggtacacgtggtggcaagccacggcacttaatccaaggaatctcgtatctcagattattcaaattcataagccatataaataattcaattataattcatcaacatccacatcattcccaattgcatctcattcatcatcatacattaaacatattcaatccttatccttcattatatcacctcccattccatccatcaatagtttcaattcaaaacataattcattcttttctaagaatcaaacttcaaacttaaaacatactcactatcttaataactcaaaatcaaaccatataacctttaaatctaaatctcttttaaataatcatctaaataaaatctctaattttttataaaatttcggcagcatctcctctaaaactcggactttgccacccttttcgggtccaaacctgctttcttttcaattcaacatacccttcctcatcatcataacaatcaccacaataaatctacttcaaatcaacaattaaactcatacaatattcaaatccaacaaccaaaattcaactaaggatcatagttcacaaatcctaggcttttaacacaaaatacctcattatcacaacaacctccacaatagttatacctcaaatcaataattcaccaaatcattagttaatcaacaataatattcaaccataattctctccaaattaacataacaacattcaccatccaaaattaaaaactaattatccaataaacttcaaccaaatatattcatcgataaattactaaacattaaacatacacctgcattccaacttatccaatggtcatctagcctaagttttcacataagcaagagtgaacgtttctctcaagctaattggatcctaaaacatcagaaatcaaagaaattcaatattcccacttaaaattcgaaaattgggggaagatgaagctgagagtgaaatatcaagttacctatgaaattgttccggtagaaatgtagagctcgacgcggtgaacgcgtggccgcaaacggtgcggcgatcggagctcgaacgGAGGAGTTACGGGAAATTGAATTTCACGTAAacgaatttctcttcttctctttcctgGGAGGCTTGCTGCGTCGCTGAGGGAAATGAAGAGAAAATGAGCCCGTGGCTCTTTTTAATGGGCTGGTCCGGTTGAACCGAcagcccggttcaaccggttcggtccattcttggaccgttttcttcaaaattagtgtgaaaattctcgtttcgatgagctctaccctattttgatataatattcgcatttataatcctccttattaaaaaataatttattaactaattatctactaatttaaccggggtttacagtTGAGCCCGAGACCTTTTGGATGGGGAGGGGGTGGAATGTCGTGTGAGCTAAGGCTCATTGGCAATAGCACCTCAGTTAAAACTGACCATCatattagcttttttttttttgtgtctacttttttttttggtgtcttttgtttaGGAAAATGACCTATTTTGATAATGTTACTTTTCTCTCTAAAGTCATACGAACATATATTGAAGAAATCATGTGAGGagtgagataaaaaaaatttaaaaataacattgtTATTTTCCTTCAATAATTTAGAAACTTGATTTGAATTTTTGGTAACCCGCACTAAGATTATTTTTCCTtcatcattcttattattttcttAGTCTAATCAATAATGTAATGAAtggataatattataaatatgacTCCAATCAAAATTTCtaaactaaattttaaactattagttcaattaattatttaacgagaaaaatataaatttttttcttaaattgttgaaaatattaaaaatactattaagttttattttgtttcaattttaattctGAAGTATACctcagttaaattttttttaagtttataaaTTCAGCAACAATGCATGATATATATCTGATCTTTTTTTGTAATTCCATTATGTCTGATTTGTTTATGTTAAATGTTGTTCTTGTGAAATTATtgctaaattagttttaaaatttttaaaaattagccgccaaaagtatatttgatgcaaattaaaaatttttagaacaaaattaaaacaaaactagATTAAGACCAGCATGAAGGCACGATGTGCGGAGAGCTAAATTGATCATATTATATagtataaatttaaaatgttatatatattagttaGGGATATATTAGATAATATGTAAATTAATATTAAACTTATAAGttaatttgtaaaaatattatactatatttatttaatttggaaatttatatatgatttaataatattattattcaaaaaaaagaaatacaaaaaaatgttttaatataGATAATAATTGCGTTTAACCGTTATTTTATaattcaattgaataataatatgaATTAGATTTAATTGATTAAGAAGGTTAAAATTTTGTTTAGTagcatatcaaaattaatttaaattttataacggTTGATGATAAAtgacaatttaaaataaaaaaattaattcaaaatttaataattataaaaaataaaattatgcataaattaaactataaataaaaaaatatttaattgagGTTTATTCacttgattttatataattatttttttatttttttaaataattttttgtttattttttctttttttgggttaTATTTAAATACTATGGTACAATGATGAAACAATTCGATAAAATACAAGTATGAATATTATTaatgttttgataattaaaaccaGCATTCAATTTTCTAATTTGATTCTTCATGATTCATGACAACATGTATTTTCATCAATATTattacaattaaataatattaagaaaaatgtaaattgttaaaaaaaaaagaagtgatataTACGCGACAAAAATACTGTATAACTTATGATACAATTACACAAAGAAATTGAAAAACTAATGCATACAATCACACAATCACCTGATACATACGTTtagcaaattaaaaaaataaaaataaaaattatggtcaTCAATCAAATTCCTATTGTacaaaaaattagtaagaatgaaaaaaaaaaggagaaagtgaAAAAGGTATGAGATTATGTGAGAGGAGATAAAGAAAATATGAAGTAAATAttgatttatataataaatataagaatGTGTTGAAAGGAGAAGAGAAGGAATCCAAATCCTGATCAGCAGCCAGAGAAGAATACCAAAGAAATAGAAAGGCAACTCCGTTAAGCCTGATTAAAAGCTTTGCAAGTCTCTCGGTTAATGAGGTTAACACACAAAAAGAGTTGAGTACAATGAGATGGAGTGTGCGACACAGAAGGAGGAGAGGAGAATTTTGGTCCTCGAGAAGAAATATAAAACTAAGAAGGCAATACAGATGGAGAATAGAGAAGAAAATTCAGAACAGAATTTTACCTCAGACGacatattttcctttaatgcttTGGCCAGTGCACTTGAGACTAAAGGGAAATGCAAGTTGCGATTGAAGCAGATGGCAAGAATAGGTAAAATGGGTAATAAGGTGACAAGGGGTTAAAAGGAGAACAGAGGAAAAAGGAGGATATGACAGCAAGTAAGAAGCATTGTTCGATAGAAACAAGTCAAACTGAGAAGGGGGAGGGTGCCACCTAACAATTGGCACCCAAGGATCCATGAAGATGATAATGTGGAACTGTCGAAGTTTGGAAAAATTCCATACAGTTCACAACATTAAAGGGATTGTTAAATCCCATTCCCTCGAGGTATTGTTTCTCTGTGAAACCAAAAACAATACCTCCCATGTGGAGAGGGTGATTAAGGATGTTGGTTTCTCGAATTTGTTTTACATGGACCCGATTGGACAGATAGGAGGGTTAATGGTTGCTTGGAAGGAGAAAACGAAGGTGCAAATCAGAGCTTTTGAGTCTTTTCTTGTGCACTTTGCATGGGAGGATGGTCAAAATGCAAAGACATGGAAAATTTTTACTGTGCACTTCCACACAGATGAAGCTATTAGAGAAGCTCAGTTCGGACAGTTACTTCAGGTCATGAATAGTTCGAGAGAGCATCAATTGGTGATAGGAGACTTTAATGCTATAAAGGCCCACCATGAGAAGGAGGGAGGGAGGATGAAATCATCTTTATCCATTCAAAAATTCAATGATTTTATTAATGAAGCTGAGTTGGTGGATCTGGATATGAAGGCAAGAAGTTCACATGGAATAATAGACAATTCGGAGGCAATTTTATTTAGGAAAGACTAGACAAAGTACTTATTTCGACAGAATAGGGAGCAGAATATCCAAACGGTTTTGTGTCTCATTTAGATGGTATAGGATCTGATCACTTTCCCTTGCTCattaatttagaaaaagaagaaagaaggtcaAGAAGAATATTCAGGTTCCAGAAGCGTTGGTGCGATAAAGAAGAGGTATCGGAAATTGTTAAACATGCTTGGGAATTGGAAGTAGTGGGCTCACCCATGTTTAAATTGGCTACAAAACTAAAACATTGCAGCATAAATTGGTTGGATGGAAAAAATCAGTAGCTTCAAGCTCAAAACAGCAGATCTAAAATGTGCAGGGaaaattggaagaagaaaaaggaaaaaggagtAGATGCATGTGGCACAGTA
This window contains:
- the LOC140176411 gene encoding uncharacterized protein, with translation MSTRGRGRGRGRGRTGTVTPVPTGTDPVDFMAALGNMAAAMQATAEALGNQINQGNHGNNNDEDGPMTLATFLKVRPPTFRGTSNPTDADNWIQAMERALQAQHVPEEQWVEFGTYQLQGEAQYWWQGTQRILQPDGAAIPWEVFRTEFYKKYFPNSARNAKELELMQLKQGQMTVAEYTSKFEELCRFSRICQGAPEDFAEWKCIKYEGGLRSDILSFVAPMEIRVFSELVNKSRVAEDCVRKAAAEKGSLRMPFQRPSGRNFAPRGRNFKRGGFVSQQTQGQGNYRRPNITANQGKRFGKQPQQDLNCQKCGKYHPGVPCRLGLGVCYSCGHPGHIASNCPEKKKYETGRVQQPGRVHTTSTIGAEGSETLIRDAGREASR